Proteins from one Elgaria multicarinata webbii isolate HBS135686 ecotype San Diego chromosome 3, rElgMul1.1.pri, whole genome shotgun sequence genomic window:
- the LOC134396170 gene encoding zinc finger protein 397-like yields the protein MALKQPSRSGFGLPSLVGPEQRHRAGFKVESQETTVLNSGGELGHAGSAPIMREGKRVGVVLQRSPGEQVKKEPGEGNLQRWEVQWQEFLKTVETPRSGWGVPQLPEEPSPWEDATVFLASFEQVAGACRWPKEEWAARLLPALNGEAEQAFSSLEAGDREDYGKVKAIILRWDALARERWRQHFRHFRYQEAEGPRGLYSQLQELCRQWLKVERHSKEQIMELLILEQFLTVLPPETQSWVREHGPESCSQAVALAEEFLQLQREADKRLEREVPSPVVESVSEAEQAPSDRGKNVPCGEAKQEEEEEGEDGEIGSHAEPLGDVWESENEVEPDGVSSETAEPQEPEKSIAIPEGPKKQEVKHKTEKWKKKTSSGQCGGSQEIQTQQKTYKGKRWIKCPVCGKIFCRQTSFNAHWRIHTGEKPNKNLHFGKSFGWSTSLTSHQRIQTGEKAYQCPGCDKTFSDLPRLKRHQRTHTGEKPYKCSYCGKSFSQRHHCASHERIHTGEKPYNCSDCSKSFCTKSSLNAHRRIHTGEKPHKCLECGKSFSKSTNLTSHKRLHTGEKPYKCLVCGRSFSRSEHLTSHQRIHTGEKPYICSYCSKNFCSKSSLKAHQRIHTGEKPYKCLECGKSFRWSTYLASHQEIHKEEKEYKCSECGKSEHLTLHHGMHTE from the exons ATGGCCTTGAAGCAGCCGTCGAGGTCAGGATTTGGCCTCCCGTCCCTGGTGGGGCCAGAGCAACGGCATCGTGCGGGCTTCAAAGTGGAGAGTCAAGAGACAACGGTCCTCAAttcagggggggaattggggcatGCAGGAAGTGCTCCCATAATGCGTGAGGGGAAACGTGTTGGTGTGGTGCTGCAAAGGTCTCCAGGAGAGCAAGTGAAAAAGGAACCGGGGGAGGGGAACCTTCAACGTTGGGAAGTCCAGTGGCAGGAATTCCTGAAGACAGTGGAGACCCCTCGTTCAGGCTGGGGGGTCCCACAGTTGCCGGAGGAACCCAGCCCGTGGGAGGACGCTACAGTCTTCTTGGCCTCCTTCGAGCAAGTGGCCGGAGCCTGCCGGTGGCCCAAGGAAGAGTGGGCAGCCCGACTCCTGCCGGCCCTCAATGGAGAAGCCGAGCAGGCCTTTAGCAGCCTGGAGGCCGGAGACAGAGAGGattatgggaaagtgaaggcCATCATCTTGCGATGGGACGCTTTGGCCAGGGAGAGGTGGCGTCAACACTTCAGGCATTtccgctaccaggaggccgaggggcCCAGAGGGCTATACAGTCAGCTCCAGGAGCTTTGCCGTCAATGGCTGAAGGTCGAGAGACACTCCAAGGAGCAGATCATGGaactgctgatcctggagcagttcctgactgTCCTGCCACCAGAGACACAGAGCTGGGTGAGGGAGCATGGCCCGGAGTCCTGCTCCCAAGCGGTGGCCTTGGCAGAGGAGTTCTTGCAGCTGCAACGAGAAGCTGACAAGAGGCTGGAACGAGAG GTGCCTAGCCCTGTGGTGGAATCGGTCTCCGAGGCGGAGCAGGCCCCATCTGACAGAGGGAAGAATGTGCCGTGCGGAGAGgccaaacaggaggaggaggaggagggagaggatggCGAGATCGGGTCCCATGCTGAGCCACTAG GTGATGTGTGGGAGAGTGAGAATGAGGTGGAACCAGATGGGGTCTCTTCAGAAACAGCAGAGCCTCAAGAGCCGGAAAAGAGCATTGCCATTCCAGAGGGACCAAAGAAGCAAGAGGTTAAACACAAAacagagaaatggaagaaaaaaaccagTAGTGGCCAGTGCGGTGGCTCCCAAGAAATCCAAACCCAGCAAAAAACATACAAAGGGAAGAGATGGATTAAGTGCCCTGTCTGTGGGAAAATCTTCTGCCGACAGACGAGCTTTAATGCACATTGgaggatccacacaggggagaagccaaatAAAAACTTGCATTTTGGGAAGAGCTTTGGTTGGAGCACAAGCCTTACATCACATCAGAGAATCCAAACAGGGGAGAAAGCTTATCAATGCCCGGGCTGCGACAAAACCTTTTCTGATCTGCCGAGGCTCAAAAGGCATCAGAGaacccacacgggagagaaaccgtacaaatgctcatactgtggaaagagcttcagtcagaggcACCACTGTGCCTCCcatgaaagaatccacacaggcgagaagccatATAACTGCTCGGATTGTAGCAAGAGCTTTTGTACCAAATCGAGTCTTAATGCACAtcgaagaatccacacaggggaaaagccccacaaatgcttggagtgcgggaagagcttcagcaAGAGTACTAACCTTACTTCGCATAAAAGactccacacgggggagaaaccttACAAATGCTTGGTGTGTGGAAGGAGCTTCAGTCGGAGTGAACACCTTACTTcgcatcagagaatccacacgggggagaaaccatacatcTGTTCATACTGTAGCAAGAACTTTTGCAGTAAATCCAGCCTTAAGGCACATCAgaggatccacacaggggagaaaccatataaatgcttggagtgtggtaAAAGCTTCAGGTGGAGCACATACCTTGCTTCACATCAAGAAATCCACAAAGAGGAGAAAGagtataaatgctcagagtgtggaaagagcgaACACCTAACTTTACATCATGGAATGCACACAGAATAA
- the LOC134396185 gene encoding zinc finger protein 397-like translates to MKMEEQTPSARRQGETSEGAGKIQHGLQKAASRKARADLEGGSDPCEAMHSGNTGGPFKRAAPRQVKKESEQGLARCWETQWQDFLKTVESPHSGWGASQSPEEPTPWDDAKAFLANFEQVAQACRWPREEWSSRLWPALSGEAEQAFQRMERQDREDYGKVKAAILRGDALRREKQRQHFRHFCYQEAEGPTGAYSQLQELCQGWLKVERHSKEQILELLILEQFLAILPSEIQSRVREYSPETCSQAVALAEDFVLSQREADHYENEVAFEEEAAGSSEMGRDPSEIEQSHLGLETKQEEEDGESILLVGDVWESEDEEDLPGMSSETGTHEVLKENFWNQDGSECQEGIHLEKGNNKDIPCQDGDFHEIIIQDDEQTEKRRSKCLSAHWRIHTGEKPSKSLMFGKSFNQHRNMTEYQMLHSGVKPYKCLECGKSFSQSTHLTSHQRIHTGERPYSCANCSKSFNQSTSLIQHQRIHTGEKPYKCSECGKSFRHSTSLTSHQRIHTGEKPYKCSDCGKGFCNQSGLINHKTIHTGERPYKCLECGKSFSQSTHLTSHQRIHTGERPYKCSDCNKTFCDQSGLVKHQRIHTGQKPYKCLACGKSFSQSTNLIRHQRIHTGGEAPILMSTYP, encoded by the exons ATGAAAATGGAAGAGCAAACTCCCTCAGCCCGGAGGCAAGGAGAAACTTCGGAAGGGGCAGGGAAAATTCAACACGGCCTCCAGAAGGCTGCAAGTCGCAAAGCCAGGGCAGATTTGGAGGGAGGAAGCGACCCCTGTGAAGCAATGCATTCTGGGAATACTGGGGGACCCTTCAAAAGGGCCGCCCCACGTCAGGTGAAGAAGGAATCAGAGCAGGGCTTGGCGCGTTGCTGGGAAACCCAGTGGCAGGACTTCCTGAAGACGGTGGAGTCCCCTCACTCGGGTTGGGGGGCATCACAGTCGCCGGAAGAGCCCACCCCGTGGGACGACGCCAAGGCCTTCCTGGCCAACTTCGAGCAAGTGGCCCAGGCCTGCCGGTGGCCCAGGGAAGAGTGGTCATCCCGACTCTGGCCAGCCCTCAGCGGAGAAGCCGAGCAGGCCTTTCAGAGGATGGAGAGGCAAGACAGAGAGGattatgggaaagtgaaggcggccatcttgaGAGGGGACGCGCTGAGGAGAGAGAAGCAGCGTCAACATTTCAGGCATttttgctaccaggaggccgaggggcCAACCGGCGCTTACAGCCAGCTCCAGGAGCTTTGCCAGGGATGGCTGAAGGTGGAGAGACACtccaaggagcagatcctggagctgctgatcctggagcagttcctggccatcctGCCGTCAGAGATCCAGAGCAGGGTCAGGGAATATAGCCCGGAGACGTGCTctcaggcggtggccctggctgAGGATTTTGTGCTAAGCCAGCGAGAGGCCGACCATTATGAAAACGAG GTAGCCTTTGAGGAGGAGGCTGCGGGCTCCTCTGAAATGGGCCGGGATCCGTCTGAGATCGAGCAGAGCCATCTGGGCCTAGAAACCAAGCAGGAAGAAGAAGATGGGGAGTCCATTCTGCTGG TAGGTGATGTGTGGGAGAGCGAGGACGAGGAGGATCTCCCTGGGATGTCATCCGAAACAGGCACACATGAGGTGTTGAAAGAGAACTTCTGGAATCAAGACGGATCAGAATGTCAGGAGGGGATTCACCTAGAGAAGGGGAACAATAAAGACATTCCTTGTCAGGATGGGGACTTCCATGAAATCATAATTCAAGACGACGAACAAACAGAGAAGAGAAGGAGTAAGTGCCTCAGTGCACACtggagaatccacacaggggaaaaacccagCAAAAGCTTAATGTTTGGGAAGAGCTTTAATCAGCACAGAAACATGACGGAATATCAAATGCTCCACTCCGGGGTgaagccatataaatgcctggaatgtggaaagagtttcagtcagagcacacaccttacttcacatcaaagaatacacacagggGAGAGGCCATACAGTTGCGCAAATTGTAGCAAGAGCTTCAATCAGAGCACCAGCCTTAttcaacatcaaagaatccacactggtgagaaaccctataaatgctctgagtgtggaaagagcttccgtcATAGCACAAGCCTTACgtcacatcaaagaatccacacaggggagaaaccatacaaatgttctgaTTGTGGGAAGGGCTTCTGTAATCAATCCGGCCTTATTAACCATAAGacaatccacacaggggagaggccatataaatgcctggagtgtgggaaaagtTTTAGTCAGAGCACACACCTGacttcacatcaaagaatccacacaggggagagacCGTATAAATGTTCAGACTGTAACAAGACCTTTTGCGATCAATCGGGTCTTGTGAAACATCAAAGGATTCACACCGGgcagaagccatataaatgcttggcatgcggaaagagcttcagtcagagcacaaACCTTATCAGACaccagagaattcacacagggggcGAAGCACCCATATTGATGTCAACATACCCATAA